The following coding sequences are from one Shewanella eurypsychrophilus window:
- a CDS encoding AAA family ATPase — MLTTLAIQNYRSLREIRVPLEQLNLVTGANGSGKSNLYKALRLLAQTAQGGVVNALALEGGLDSCFWAGPENITKGMLSGETAIEPTVRQQVKRLKLGFASDEFSYLIELGLPKPDSTTLFGLDPEIKREAIWVGNKYRPASVLVERRGALVKSRTEIDKRAGFTTLNLHMQHGDSIFSELADPERSPEVLTLRDSIRAWRFYDHFRSDIDAPARKPQLGTRTPVLHHDGRDLASAIQTIFEIGDKAGFDHAVSDAFPGAHVHIEYESNGMLSLNFYQQGLLRPLKAAELSDGTLRYLLLVAALLTPRPPELMVLNEPETSLHPDLLPALSRLIAKASSVCQLWVVSHANRLINALNEFEHCNLIELDKQLGQTEVIGQDILSTPSWNWQQK, encoded by the coding sequence ATGCTGACCACCTTAGCCATACAAAATTACCGTTCACTACGTGAGATCCGTGTTCCCCTTGAGCAACTCAACTTAGTCACTGGTGCTAACGGTAGCGGTAAGTCTAACCTCTACAAGGCGCTGCGATTGTTGGCACAAACAGCCCAGGGAGGTGTGGTCAATGCATTAGCATTGGAAGGAGGATTAGACTCCTGTTTCTGGGCCGGACCAGAAAATATCACTAAGGGGATGCTCAGTGGCGAAACGGCCATCGAACCCACAGTCCGTCAGCAGGTTAAACGCTTAAAGCTAGGTTTTGCCAGTGATGAATTTAGCTACTTGATTGAATTGGGCTTGCCAAAGCCTGACTCCACCACCTTGTTTGGTTTAGATCCTGAGATAAAAAGAGAAGCCATCTGGGTGGGCAATAAATACCGCCCGGCTTCAGTGCTGGTTGAGCGCCGTGGCGCACTCGTCAAAAGTCGCACAGAAATAGATAAACGTGCGGGTTTTACGACCCTGAATCTTCATATGCAGCATGGCGATAGCATCTTCAGTGAGCTTGCCGACCCAGAGCGTTCCCCTGAAGTACTGACATTAAGAGACAGCATTCGAGCCTGGCGTTTCTACGATCATTTTAGAAGCGACATTGATGCTCCAGCCAGAAAACCACAACTGGGCACACGAACCCCAGTGCTGCACCATGATGGTCGCGATCTGGCCTCGGCAATTCAGACGATTTTCGAGATTGGTGATAAAGCCGGTTTCGATCATGCCGTCAGTGACGCCTTTCCCGGCGCCCATGTCCATATAGAATATGAATCCAATGGCATGCTCAGCCTAAACTTTTATCAGCAAGGTTTACTTAGACCTCTTAAGGCGGCAGAGCTGTCCGATGGTACTCTAAGATATTTGTTACTAGTCGCAGCTTTGCTCACCCCAAGACCACCAGAATTGATGGTACTTAACGAGCCAGAAACCAGCTTGCATCCAGATCTGCTCCCCGCCCTATCTCGCTTAATCGCTAAGGCATCCTCAGTCTGTCAGCTTTGGGTGGTTTCTCATGCTAATAGGCTGATCAATGCGCTCAATGAGTTCGAGCATTGCAATCTCATCGAACTGGACAAACAGCTAGGTCAAACAGAAGTCATAGGCCAAGATATCTTGAGTACACCGAGTTGGAACTGGCAACAGAAATGA
- a CDS encoding putative quinol monooxygenase — protein MSVLTIVARIETNKDHVELVKSELLKLIAPTRKEQGCLQYDLHQDNQRPEVFVFYERWESKALLETHLASAHITAYLKATAGAVESFVISEMTKLA, from the coding sequence ATGAGTGTATTAACCATCGTTGCCCGTATCGAAACCAACAAAGATCATGTTGAGTTAGTGAAATCAGAGCTACTTAAACTGATAGCGCCAACTCGGAAAGAGCAGGGCTGCTTGCAGTACGATCTGCATCAAGATAATCAACGACCTGAAGTGTTTGTATTTTATGAGCGATGGGAGAGTAAAGCCTTGTTAGAGACTCATTTAGCAAGTGCACACATTACTGCATATCTTAAGGCAACAGCTGGTGCGGTAGAGAGTTTTGTCATCAGCGAAATGACAAAGCTAGCTTAA
- a CDS encoding BCCT family transporter, whose translation MSFKSNKYSIESTDYQIGQDNVNKFGMDVHNTVFTVSVGLSILFIVALLALSPADAKAAIDSVKGAVLSNFDFLFMWGANLMLILAVAIVFSPLGKIRLGGDSATADYSMLSWISMLFAAGMGIGLIFWGVAEPTAFYTNWFGTPLSVEPFTPEGRELALGATAFHWGIHAWAIYGMTALCLAYFVYNKGLPLSMRSVFYPLLGDKVWGKTGDAIDILTVLVTLFGLATSLGLGGTQAASGISHVFGLENDIFLQQFIIVLIMGLAIFSVLRGMDGGVKFLSNLNMIIAFVFLGFIAVLNFTTVLDSLATAISGYVKNIIPLSQTSGRDDTTWLHGWTVFYWAWWVAYAPFFGMFVARISKGRTIREFLLCVLLIPTVVTTAWMSIFGGIAIEQVVDKVGQLGIDQGITDVSLSLFYMLDAYPLGNILSVIAIALIIVFFVTTLDSGSIVIDGMTAGGKLEVPERQKVVWVVISGAIAMVMLWIGGTQSIQALQSITIIAALPFTIILLLGCVSLIKGLLTEVGQTKITDKVNKAG comes from the coding sequence ATGAGTTTTAAATCAAATAAATACAGCATTGAATCAACAGATTATCAAATCGGGCAAGATAATGTCAATAAGTTCGGCATGGATGTCCACAACACAGTTTTTACTGTCTCAGTCGGCCTATCTATTCTATTTATCGTTGCGTTACTAGCACTCTCGCCAGCAGACGCCAAAGCAGCCATTGACTCAGTTAAGGGAGCCGTTCTATCTAATTTTGATTTCCTCTTTATGTGGGGAGCAAATTTAATGCTTATTTTAGCCGTCGCTATTGTGTTTTCACCTCTAGGTAAAATTCGTTTAGGCGGTGATAGCGCAACTGCTGACTATTCCATGTTGTCATGGATTTCTATGCTATTTGCAGCTGGAATGGGGATAGGGTTAATCTTTTGGGGGGTGGCGGAGCCTACTGCTTTCTATACTAACTGGTTTGGTACTCCTTTAAGTGTTGAGCCTTTCACACCAGAAGGCCGTGAACTGGCATTAGGAGCAACAGCCTTTCACTGGGGAATACATGCGTGGGCAATTTATGGCATGACAGCACTTTGTCTGGCCTATTTTGTATACAATAAAGGGCTACCTTTATCAATGCGCTCTGTGTTCTACCCATTATTAGGCGATAAAGTCTGGGGGAAAACAGGTGATGCAATTGATATATTAACGGTTCTGGTGACCTTGTTTGGCTTAGCCACTTCGCTTGGCTTAGGAGGGACACAAGCAGCCAGTGGTATTAGCCATGTTTTTGGCCTTGAAAATGATATTTTTCTCCAGCAGTTCATTATCGTTCTAATTATGGGCTTAGCTATTTTTTCTGTACTGCGCGGTATGGACGGAGGCGTTAAGTTTTTAAGTAATCTAAACATGATTATAGCCTTTGTATTTCTTGGCTTCATTGCTGTTTTGAATTTCACAACAGTGCTTGATTCATTGGCAACTGCGATTTCTGGCTATGTGAAAAACATTATTCCCTTAAGCCAAACTTCAGGTCGTGACGATACAACCTGGCTACATGGTTGGACCGTATTCTATTGGGCTTGGTGGGTAGCATATGCGCCATTTTTCGGTATGTTTGTGGCCCGCATTTCTAAAGGACGTACAATTCGAGAGTTTCTTCTATGTGTATTGTTAATACCTACAGTGGTAACCACTGCCTGGATGTCGATCTTTGGCGGTATTGCTATCGAACAGGTGGTTGATAAAGTTGGTCAGCTGGGTATTGATCAAGGAATTACTGATGTATCTTTAAGTTTATTTTATATGTTAGATGCTTATCCGCTCGGAAATATCCTATCGGTTATCGCTATAGCACTGATTATTGTTTTCTTTGTTACTACTTTAGACTCAGGTTCAATCGTCATTGATGGCATGACAGCGGGTGGTAAGTTAGAAGTACCAGAGCGACAGAAAGTTGTTTGGGTCGTTATCTCTGGTGCTATCGCTATGGTGATGCTGTGGATTGGCGGCACTCAGTCAATTCAAGCCTTACAATCAATTACTATCATTGCCGCACTACCTTTTACTATTATTTTGCTATTAGGATGCGTTAGCTTGATTAAAGGTTTACTCACTGAAGTAGGGCAAACAAAGATAACCGATAAAGTAAATAAAGCTGGTTAG
- a CDS encoding metallophosphoesterase family protein: MKIYQLSDCHLQMDDAAPAANLIRALTLIEAKGGGDLLLLTGDLVCGPCVELYRAFKQIIETHTSIADIYAIAGNHDDLAMMKSTFSGSRIQVKDHLHLNDDVSLCFVDSSQKPRQHMALGAGRVSNKSLSHLRQFTRKHQSIVVIHHPVLNLGAKWFTEIGIENHLAVIEAIHPQTLAVVSGHAHAFFKASVSVKKRKPNDKTIPLFVSPATSYGFEHAKPDYKKNNNIGIMAYDLTPDTSEGKELISTPRYRLNGSVISLDYLTLR, translated from the coding sequence ATGAAAATATATCAGCTGAGTGATTGCCACTTACAGATGGATGATGCAGCTCCTGCGGCCAACTTGATTCGGGCTTTAACGCTTATTGAAGCAAAGGGAGGTGGTGATCTACTCTTGCTGACAGGCGACCTAGTATGTGGCCCTTGCGTTGAGCTATATAGAGCGTTCAAGCAGATCATTGAGACACACACTTCAATCGCAGATATCTATGCCATTGCTGGTAATCATGATGATTTAGCTATGATGAAATCTACCTTCAGTGGCAGTCGAATCCAAGTAAAAGATCACCTGCATCTAAACGATGATGTGAGCCTCTGTTTTGTAGACTCGAGTCAAAAACCGCGGCAACATATGGCACTGGGTGCTGGTCGCGTGTCTAACAAATCACTCAGCCATTTAAGACAGTTCACCAGAAAACATCAGTCCATAGTGGTGATCCACCACCCGGTGCTGAATCTGGGAGCAAAATGGTTTACCGAGATAGGCATTGAAAATCATTTAGCCGTTATAGAGGCTATACACCCACAAACACTCGCCGTGGTGAGTGGCCATGCGCATGCATTTTTTAAGGCGTCAGTTTCAGTTAAAAAGCGTAAACCCAATGATAAAACCATCCCACTTTTCGTCAGTCCTGCAACCTCCTACGGTTTCGAACATGCCAAGCCCGATTATAAGAAGAATAACAATATCGGCATCATGGCTTATGACTTAACACCTGATACAAGCGAAGGTAAAGAGCTAATATCCACTCCAAGGTATCGACTAAACGGATCAGTAATTAGCCTAGATTATTTAACCCTGAGATAA
- a CDS encoding membrane dipeptidase, with protein sequence MKLAIDRRQLLKAIAAGSVLSQLGSFSALAAETKRLYVDGLCFLPDDLSDLNASKINAYLCDISDIEAIKQPDGTTNYKRTYKACIKSISEALTRVNDNPDKLILGHSGADIQHAHDTGKTAVFFQIQGADCVEESISTDLHQVDEFYEKGLRSLQLTHHYGNKFSGGALDNALIHEQSQGLNKPLTKAGKQLIAKLNDKGILIDVSHSSPQSALDTAKASNAPIVQSHGAVRAIVNHARCSPDNVIKAIADTGGLFGVFMMSFWLTNDAIPTTEHYIAHLKHVANVGGIDSIAIANDYPLRGQKNLLKLNNNNAEGVKQYLDWWHSLRAKNVLGYDIEPVHVVIPELNHIHRMERIDLALAKAGFSGSDRDKIMGGNWQRVLKDVLG encoded by the coding sequence ATGAAACTAGCGATTGATCGACGCCAATTACTTAAAGCCATAGCGGCGGGCAGTGTACTGAGTCAACTAGGCAGTTTTTCAGCCTTGGCAGCTGAGACTAAGCGCCTTTATGTCGATGGTTTATGCTTTCTTCCCGATGATTTAAGCGACCTTAACGCTTCAAAAATCAATGCCTACCTGTGTGATATCTCAGATATTGAAGCGATAAAACAGCCCGACGGCACCACCAACTATAAGCGCACTTATAAGGCGTGTATCAAGAGCATTAGCGAAGCGCTCACACGAGTGAATGATAATCCTGACAAGCTTATTTTAGGACATAGCGGTGCCGATATTCAACATGCCCATGACACAGGTAAAACGGCGGTATTTTTCCAAATCCAAGGTGCGGATTGTGTCGAGGAGAGCATCTCAACAGACCTACACCAAGTCGATGAGTTTTATGAGAAAGGGCTTCGCTCGCTGCAACTCACCCATCACTATGGCAACAAGTTTAGCGGCGGTGCCTTAGATAACGCGCTTATTCATGAACAGAGTCAAGGGCTCAATAAACCACTCACTAAAGCCGGCAAACAGCTAATAGCCAAGCTCAATGACAAAGGTATTCTCATCGATGTAAGCCACTCCAGCCCGCAATCGGCTCTCGATACTGCCAAAGCATCAAATGCCCCCATAGTTCAGAGTCATGGTGCCGTGCGCGCCATCGTAAACCATGCACGCTGCTCACCGGATAATGTCATTAAGGCTATTGCTGACACTGGTGGCCTGTTTGGCGTGTTTATGATGAGTTTCTGGCTCACTAACGACGCTATACCAACCACAGAGCACTATATTGCTCACCTCAAACATGTGGCTAATGTAGGCGGAATTGATAGTATTGCCATCGCCAATGACTATCCCCTGCGTGGCCAGAAAAACCTACTAAAACTCAATAACAATAATGCCGAAGGCGTAAAGCAATATCTCGATTGGTGGCACAGCTTACGAGCTAAAAATGTCCTTGGCTACGACATAGAACCCGTCCATGTGGTGATCCCTGAGCTCAACCATATTCACCGTATGGAACGTATCGATTTGGCCTTAGCAAAAGCTGGATTTAGCGGCAGTGATAGAGACAAGATTATGGGCGGTAACTGGCAAAGAGTATTGAAAGATGTCTTGGGCTAA
- a CDS encoding TRAP transporter permease — translation MTQTNNTNLGHDEPVLEDAGAIHSSIAQDAPLPYESIFKVFGYIILVIAVALSAFQIWQGITSTISATYFRPVHLCWVLVLIFLHYPLIKNRYSKLYLPGRVFDLALCGLALFAAYRMSIFDYNDIDHLLYGLGMQDLVAGCALVTLLLEGCRRTVGWVMVLIAALFLGYSAFGDMLPSAIATKSYSLQELIQFQIYSANGIFGSALGIAATTVFIFVLFGAFLEVTGAGKFFIDLAFSIAGKYRGGPAKAAVLASAGLGSISGSAIANTVTTGSVTIPMMKKLGYKPEQAAGIEAAASTGGQIMPPIMGAGAFVMAQFTGVPYSEIMLASIAPAILYFFCTLLYVHLMACKLNLQAVSRTEAVISVMKHGAHHLIPLGLITALLMMAYSPLLVGVAGCAAILVTAALRKHSRIGLTKFISGMKNGALMALPISAACGAAGIIVGVVGQTGIGLQFTQFVMEFSGGYMLVALGLISIVALILGMGLPVTAAYIVLAVMAVPMLGDFGLPLLTAHLIIFWLSQTSNVTPPIALAAFAAAGVANANPMKSSVEAFKLAGGLFIIPIMMAYTDLINPEASVLQFSFAIAQTAGIIVALAISIEGYLLRTLTKAERIIALLSAPMILFNPFGAGFVGILVILALIAMQWKTRDVVGLK, via the coding sequence ATGACCCAAACTAATAATACAAACTTAGGTCATGATGAACCTGTACTCGAAGATGCTGGAGCTATTCATAGCTCTATAGCCCAAGATGCACCTTTACCCTATGAGTCAATATTTAAGGTATTTGGCTACATTATTCTCGTTATTGCCGTAGCCCTGTCAGCTTTTCAAATCTGGCAAGGTATCACCTCTACAATTTCGGCCACTTACTTTAGACCTGTGCACCTGTGTTGGGTGCTGGTGTTGATTTTTTTGCATTACCCGCTAATTAAGAATCGCTATAGTAAACTCTACCTTCCCGGTAGAGTATTTGATCTAGCGCTCTGTGGACTGGCCTTGTTCGCCGCTTACCGCATGAGCATTTTTGATTACAATGATATCGATCACCTGCTTTATGGTTTAGGCATGCAAGATCTCGTTGCCGGTTGTGCGCTGGTTACACTCTTGTTAGAAGGCTGTCGCAGAACCGTTGGTTGGGTGATGGTGCTTATTGCTGCACTCTTTCTGGGCTATAGCGCCTTTGGCGATATGTTGCCAAGTGCTATTGCCACGAAATCATACTCGTTACAGGAGTTGATCCAGTTTCAAATTTATTCGGCTAATGGGATTTTTGGCTCAGCCTTAGGTATTGCGGCGACCACAGTATTTATTTTTGTGCTTTTTGGCGCATTTTTAGAGGTCACTGGTGCGGGGAAATTCTTTATCGATTTAGCTTTCTCTATCGCAGGGAAATATCGTGGAGGCCCAGCCAAAGCGGCGGTGCTCGCCTCAGCTGGACTCGGATCCATTTCAGGTTCGGCTATTGCCAATACAGTGACGACCGGGTCTGTCACTATCCCCATGATGAAGAAGCTAGGTTATAAACCTGAGCAGGCAGCAGGTATCGAAGCTGCTGCCTCGACTGGTGGGCAGATCATGCCACCTATTATGGGAGCGGGCGCCTTTGTGATGGCGCAGTTTACCGGTGTACCCTATAGCGAGATCATGCTGGCATCGATCGCTCCAGCCATTCTCTATTTCTTCTGTACCTTACTCTATGTGCACTTGATGGCGTGTAAGCTTAACCTGCAAGCAGTGAGTCGCACCGAGGCGGTAATTTCGGTAATGAAGCATGGTGCCCATCATCTTATTCCACTGGGCTTGATCACCGCACTGCTTATGATGGCCTATTCACCATTGTTGGTCGGTGTTGCCGGTTGTGCCGCGATCCTGGTGACGGCAGCTCTGCGTAAACATAGCCGTATTGGACTGACTAAGTTTATCTCTGGGATGAAGAATGGTGCCTTGATGGCGTTGCCTATTTCGGCAGCTTGTGGCGCTGCGGGGATCATCGTTGGCGTCGTCGGTCAGACGGGTATTGGCTTGCAGTTTACGCAATTTGTGATGGAGTTTTCTGGTGGCTACATGTTAGTGGCGCTGGGGCTTATCAGTATTGTCGCTCTGATACTGGGTATGGGGCTGCCTGTTACTGCTGCTTATATCGTGTTAGCTGTGATGGCTGTGCCCATGTTGGGTGACTTTGGTCTACCGCTGCTAACAGCGCATCTAATCATATTTTGGTTATCACAAACCTCTAATGTGACGCCACCTATTGCCCTCGCTGCTTTTGCTGCTGCAGGTGTTGCGAATGCCAACCCGATGAAATCTTCGGTTGAAGCATTCAAGCTAGCGGGTGGCCTGTTTATTATCCCTATCATGATGGCCTATACCGATCTGATTAATCCTGAAGCAAGTGTGTTGCAATTCTCTTTTGCTATCGCACAAACTGCCGGGATCATCGTGGCATTAGCGATATCAATTGAAGGCTACTTGTTGAGAACCTTGACTAAAGCCGAACGTATCATTGCTCTGCTGAGCGCTCCGATGATTCTGTTTAATCCATTCGGTGCAGGGTTTGTGGGAATCTTGGTTATTTTAGCTTTAATTGCAATGCAGTGGAAAACACGCGATGTGGTTGGATTAAAATAA
- a CDS encoding methionine aminotransferase: protein MNTLAHSSKLPNLGTSIFTTMTGLANRYKAINLSQGFPEFDAPVLLKQRLAKYCEQGFNQYAPSCGLAPLQAQIASLTGRIYGTDINPLDTVTVTSGATEALFVAIQTITHPGDEIIIFDPAYDSYEPAIELAGGRAVHIAMLAPDYAINWPLVEAAITEKTRGIIINTPHNPSAKTLKQADFDKLKELVLKHDLLLISDEVYEHITFEGTPHISVLSDAELFARAFVIASFGKTFHCTGWKMGYCIAPEKLTQEFRKIHQYVTFSSFTPAQLALTDMLAEEPEHITALAPFYQHKRDVLVNALQASRFTILPSEGTYFLLLDYSAISQIDDMAFCEYLVKEIGVAAIPLSVFYQTPPGDKVIRLCFAKEDVTLQQAAERLSPL from the coding sequence TTGAATACTTTAGCGCATAGCAGTAAATTACCTAACCTTGGCACTAGCATATTTACTACTATGACAGGGCTGGCCAACCGATATAAAGCCATTAACCTCTCTCAAGGCTTTCCTGAGTTTGACGCCCCCGTTCTGCTAAAGCAGCGCTTAGCTAAATACTGCGAGCAAGGATTTAATCAGTACGCGCCCTCCTGTGGACTTGCACCTCTTCAGGCTCAAATAGCATCACTCACAGGGCGAATATACGGCACAGATATCAACCCACTTGATACAGTCACTGTGACTTCTGGCGCGACCGAGGCCTTGTTTGTCGCCATACAAACCATCACCCACCCAGGAGATGAGATAATTATCTTCGATCCCGCCTATGACTCTTATGAACCAGCTATTGAACTGGCCGGAGGCCGTGCGGTACATATCGCCATGCTGGCGCCGGATTATGCCATCAACTGGCCGTTGGTAGAGGCTGCTATCACCGAGAAAACCCGTGGCATTATTATCAACACGCCCCATAACCCCAGCGCAAAGACATTAAAACAAGCTGATTTTGATAAGTTAAAGGAACTAGTCCTCAAGCATGATCTGCTGCTGATAAGTGATGAGGTATATGAACATATCACCTTTGAAGGAACACCACACATTAGTGTGTTAAGCGATGCTGAACTTTTTGCGCGCGCGTTTGTGATCGCTAGTTTTGGTAAAACGTTCCACTGTACAGGCTGGAAGATGGGTTACTGCATCGCCCCCGAGAAACTGACACAAGAATTTAGAAAGATTCACCAATATGTCACCTTTTCAAGCTTCACTCCGGCTCAACTGGCATTAACAGATATGCTCGCCGAAGAGCCTGAACATATCACTGCACTCGCCCCTTTTTATCAACATAAGAGAGACGTGTTAGTTAATGCGCTACAAGCTAGCCGTTTTACTATTTTACCCAGCGAAGGCACCTACTTTTTACTACTAGATTATTCGGCGATATCACAGATAGACGACATGGCATTTTGTGAATACCTAGTCAAAGAGATTGGCGTAGCCGCAATCCCACTAAGCGTATTTTACCAAACTCCCCCCGGTGATAAAGTCATTCGCCTATGCTTTGCCAAAGAGGATGTAACATTGCAGCAAGCAGCAGAAAGGCTGTCTCCTCTCTAG
- a CDS encoding TAXI family TRAP transporter solute-binding subunit, whose amino-acid sequence MFYRALTLALLLILPAAVNAENYSIGTGGQSGIYYPFGGALAKVWSDKVPDVNVKAEVTAASVENTIKVVRGDMIAGIAMGNVVLDAYKGEGKFRSEMPVKTLFALYPNLVHAISLEKSGITSLSQLKGKRISLGAPASGTAVTAAALLASIGIDVKKDINAVYLNYAETTNALANGQIDAGFIVGGQGVGAVTQVALTHKVNLIPVSEAESSVFIKQHPAYSNYTIPADVYNNVAAVSTLSVWNVLVVSAKMSDEMAYNLTKAAFENMGEVRKVVKVAEATTPENANRLAGVPLHAGAQKYLDSLAK is encoded by the coding sequence ATGTTTTATCGTGCACTTACACTCGCTTTACTGCTCATTTTACCTGCGGCAGTTAATGCAGAGAATTATTCTATCGGAACAGGCGGTCAAAGTGGGATCTATTATCCTTTCGGTGGAGCATTAGCGAAAGTCTGGTCTGATAAGGTGCCAGATGTAAACGTGAAGGCAGAAGTGACAGCGGCTTCCGTCGAGAACACCATTAAGGTGGTTCGCGGTGACATGATTGCCGGTATTGCCATGGGCAATGTCGTTTTAGATGCCTATAAAGGCGAAGGCAAGTTCCGCAGCGAAATGCCGGTTAAGACCTTATTTGCACTATATCCAAATCTGGTACATGCCATTTCACTCGAAAAATCGGGCATTACTTCGCTTAGCCAGCTTAAAGGCAAGCGTATCTCTTTAGGTGCGCCCGCCAGTGGTACAGCGGTAACGGCGGCTGCGCTACTTGCGTCAATCGGTATCGATGTGAAGAAAGATATCAATGCTGTGTATCTTAACTATGCGGAAACCACCAATGCATTGGCTAATGGCCAGATCGATGCTGGTTTTATCGTAGGTGGTCAAGGTGTGGGGGCGGTAACTCAGGTGGCATTGACTCATAAGGTTAATCTTATTCCAGTATCTGAAGCTGAAAGCAGTGTGTTTATCAAGCAACACCCTGCTTACAGCAACTACACGATTCCGGCTGACGTTTACAACAATGTTGCTGCGGTTTCTACCTTGAGTGTGTGGAACGTGTTGGTCGTTAGTGCCAAAATGAGTGACGAAATGGCCTATAACCTGACAAAAGCAGCCTTCGAAAATATGGGTGAAGTGCGTAAGGTGGTTAAGGTTGCAGAAGCAACGACGCCTGAAAATGCTAATCGCTTAGCGGGTGTGCCACTGCATGCGGGTGCGCAAAAGTATCTGGACTCGTTAGCTAAGTAA
- a CDS encoding PH domain-containing protein, translating into MGLLDSLMGNASEVNLEELTEELNPIMGDNEELHLAYKLIRDMFVFTNKRLILIDKQGMTGKKVSYHSIPYKAITHFEVETAGRFDMDSELRLWISGQDKPLVKELKKGTDVVGIQKTIANFSL; encoded by the coding sequence ATGGGATTATTAGATTCATTGATGGGCAATGCATCGGAAGTGAACCTTGAAGAGCTCACCGAAGAGTTAAACCCAATCATGGGTGATAATGAAGAACTGCACCTTGCTTACAAGCTGATCCGCGATATGTTTGTATTCACTAACAAGCGGTTAATCCTTATCGACAAGCAAGGCATGACCGGAAAGAAAGTCAGCTACCACTCGATTCCTTACAAGGCGATCACTCATTTCGAGGTTGAAACTGCCGGACGCTTCGATATGGATTCAGAGCTTAGATTGTGGATCTCGGGTCAAGATAAGCCCTTAGTCAAAGAGCTCAAGAAGGGCACCGATGTGGTCGGCATTCAGAAGACCATTGCTAACTTCTCACTTTGA
- a CDS encoding DUF2971 domain-containing protein yields MSEDVALKFIKKPLLRLTPNWALNDPFECKVASTTNQKLNILDGNVERSIHTADFMGLHGIVSLSETPDNLLMWSHYADEHKGAVVEFLIEGADPLDMFNIGKCPTSSDAILGKVNYRKRRNYPFSVDVQSLDSIRTHYYLTKSDEWIYEKEHRFIIPGTEASYMRSSNQGLYSDLELNNEGLDNFTLIQSVDTKQNLWKYSKETQDMFFMDVHPRAIGRFIIGCNGDLDLYKKAMKEGELSGLGKTFASSVFNKFCDVEVSKIHPERFELTFEPLMDQVNNS; encoded by the coding sequence ATGTCTGAAGATGTAGCTCTCAAGTTTATTAAAAAACCATTGCTAAGGCTTACTCCTAATTGGGCGTTAAATGACCCATTCGAATGTAAGGTAGCTAGCACAACAAACCAGAAGCTAAATATCCTTGATGGTAATGTTGAACGAAGTATTCATACTGCAGATTTTATGGGGCTTCATGGCATTGTTTCTCTATCGGAAACACCTGATAACCTTCTCATGTGGAGTCATTATGCTGATGAGCATAAAGGAGCTGTAGTTGAGTTTCTTATCGAAGGGGCTGATCCATTGGACATGTTTAATATTGGTAAGTGTCCTACTTCCTCAGACGCAATACTTGGTAAAGTCAACTACCGTAAACGCCGAAATTATCCGTTTAGCGTTGATGTGCAGTCTTTAGACTCAATTAGAACACATTACTATTTAACTAAATCAGACGAGTGGATATATGAGAAAGAGCACAGGTTTATAATTCCAGGAACTGAGGCTAGCTATATGAGGTCTTCTAATCAAGGGTTGTATTCAGATCTTGAACTGAATAATGAAGGCTTAGATAATTTTACGTTAATACAAAGTGTTGATACAAAGCAAAACTTGTGGAAGTACTCTAAGGAAACTCAAGACATGTTTTTTATGGATGTTCATCCGAGGGCAATTGGACGTTTTATAATCGGCTGTAATGGAGACTTAGATCTTTATAAGAAAGCAATGAAAGAGGGGGAACTCAGCGGTTTAGGTAAAACGTTTGCTAGTTCTGTATTTAATAAATTTTGTGATGTAGAAGTTTCAAAAATACACCCAGAACGATTTGAGCTGACTTTTGAACCGTTAATGGATCAAGTTAACAATAGTTAG